The DNA sequence TTAATCAATCACTGGCTCGATCAGCGGGTGTGGCTGGCCTAGGCTCCCCAACTGCTGCGCGAAGCTCAGCTCCCGCAACTCCCGCCGGTGGCACCGCTCATTTTCACCAACGACAACGTGAATCATCAGCTGGCGCTGTGGAGAACAAGCGACGGCGTCTAAACCCTTCACTAGGGACGCTACCAGCAGCATCGTCGAATCTCCGACAATCCTCTCTAGGTCCCGGCACACCCAAAGGAGGTACACCAGCTTCTAGTCGTGCTGGCAGTGCCGGGCCACGCTCATCAAGCACAACTAAAAAAGCCTTGACCAAGAAGGTTGCACCTCATCAACAATTGAAAAAGATCAAGGCATCATCTGGATTGAATGGCAAATCAACTAAACGGTCTTCTAGCGCTAGTGGCCGTATCAAACTTACTACAAAGAAATCGCCTTCCGCCCCGGGcggcgatgaagacgaggatgattcGATGCTCAGTAGCGCCGATGTCTCGGACTCTGAGAACAACAGCGATGCCCGGCGCGGAGATGATgacatggaagaagaggaagaagatgagggcaACGAAGATACCAAGGTCTATTGTACTTGTCGCAGTGTAAGCCATGGTGATATGGTTGCTTGCGATAACGAA is a window from the Aspergillus oryzae RIB40 DNA, chromosome 6 genome containing:
- a CDS encoding putative PHD finger domain protein (predicted protein) encodes the protein MAHGAEDCASVLEQFVHDVANLPAEINHLMEEIQAKDKIIQECRTTINSRDSSLQKFIKMNGSLTPNPKEEQYGKVILQNLDKSQQLQDEKIQLSEKACVLLDRQIKKLDIKIRDLQNDGVLSNDPPLPSLFNNSDQYRDPPKIFFPDSASDSNSYNSPLHPTSGNANVIIGATQRLNQSLARSAGVAGLGSPTAARSSAPATPAGGTAHFHQRQRESSAGAVENKRRRLNPSLGTLPAASSNLRQSSLGPGTPKGGTPASSRAGSAGPRSSSTTKKALTKKVAPHQQLKKIKASSGLNGKSTKRSSSASGRIKLTTKKSPSAPGGDEDEDDSMLSSADVSDSENNSDARRGDDDMEEEEEDEGNEDTKVYCTCRSVSHGDMVACDNENCEFEWFHWKCVGLTREPVGTWFCPQCAAKLNS